A window of the Chloroflexus sp. Y-396-1 genome harbors these coding sequences:
- a CDS encoding pyridoxal phosphate-dependent aminotransferase, translating to MSAKMEYRFARRLASLEASATAAMTARVAQMRAAGIKVISFSVGEPDFDTPEPIKQAAIAGIHANHTHYTPTGGTIELREAIAARVSADQGLSYGIGQVTVTTGAKEALYLTFQALCDEGDEAVIPAPYWVSYVEQAKLAGATPVTPQTTEQTGFKLTPDQLRASLSKRTRIVVLNSPSNPTGAVYSAEELAALAAVLRDHPAIIITDEIYDAISYVPYARLLRIAPDLADRTLVVNGAAKAYAMTGWRVGYVAGPQPIIEAIKAIQSHTSTHTSSISQDAALAAYTPDPAIEATVAAMTAEFRRRRDLILSLLADIPGITCTVPDGAFYVFPNVSALLNRPLRNGKVCTTSDELNLYLLEEAHIACVAGEAFGAPGYLRLSYATGSDEIRVGMQRFRDAVLGDHP from the coding sequence ATGTCAGCCAAGATGGAATATCGCTTTGCCCGTCGGCTCGCTTCGCTTGAGGCTTCGGCTACGGCGGCAATGACTGCGCGTGTTGCCCAAATGCGGGCGGCCGGCATTAAGGTGATCTCGTTTAGTGTTGGTGAACCAGATTTCGATACTCCAGAACCGATCAAGCAGGCTGCGATTGCCGGTATTCACGCCAACCATACGCACTATACGCCTACCGGTGGTACGATTGAGTTACGTGAGGCGATTGCTGCTCGTGTAAGTGCTGATCAAGGGCTAAGCTACGGAATTGGTCAGGTGACGGTGACGACCGGTGCGAAAGAAGCCCTCTACCTTACGTTTCAGGCGCTCTGCGATGAGGGTGATGAAGCGGTTATTCCCGCACCATACTGGGTAAGTTATGTTGAACAGGCAAAGCTGGCTGGGGCAACCCCTGTTACGCCTCAGACAACCGAACAGACCGGTTTTAAGCTGACCCCTGATCAATTGCGTGCTAGCTTGAGCAAACGAACGCGGATTGTGGTTCTCAATTCGCCTTCAAATCCGACCGGTGCTGTGTATAGCGCCGAAGAGCTTGCTGCGTTGGCGGCAGTGTTGCGCGATCATCCGGCGATTATCATTACCGATGAGATTTATGATGCGATTTCGTATGTGCCCTACGCACGTCTGTTACGTATAGCCCCTGATCTCGCCGACCGCACGTTGGTCGTTAATGGTGCAGCCAAAGCGTATGCGATGACCGGCTGGCGTGTTGGCTATGTTGCCGGTCCGCAACCGATCATCGAGGCGATCAAGGCTATTCAGAGCCACACCAGTACCCACACCTCTAGCATCTCGCAAGATGCAGCACTGGCCGCTTACACGCCAGATCCGGCTATCGAAGCTACGGTTGCCGCAATGACGGCTGAGTTCCGGCGACGTCGTGATCTGATCCTCAGTCTCCTGGCTGACATTCCCGGCATTACCTGCACGGTTCCCGATGGTGCGTTCTACGTGTTTCCTAACGTGAGTGCACTGCTCAACCGACCACTACGCAATGGGAAGGTCTGCACTACCAGCGACGAGCTGAATCTCTATCTGCTTGAAGAGGCGCATATTGCCTGTGTGGCCGGTGAAGCCTTTGGTGCGCCCGGCTATCTACGCCTGTCGTATGCGACCGGCAGTGATGAGATTCGGGTTGGTATGCAGCGATTCCGCGATGCTGTACTCGGCGATCATCCCTGA